A genomic region of Vitreoscilla filiformis contains the following coding sequences:
- a CDS encoding ATP-binding protein — MNAPESAEPVLDVLVVDDIEASRQALCAMVEQLGHHVSGVCCGEAALVRVQTRRPDVVLLDLLMPDLDGFEVTRRLRALCRDRWLPVLVTSSMQGDEHFIHALQQGADDYLLRPVNPALLSAKLRHYGRVLALQGRLSSALQRQRDILDNILDVVITLDPQGLLCDVNLAACLRLGRGLSDHGLLGRPCAELLGVDLDTLTQQRELTVRTLDGSTFPAEISVSPWRHDGQIRHTVVLRDLTEQRQIDRMKDEFLATVSHELRTPLTSILGALGLLAGGVAGALPPAAKPLADVARRNGERLSRLIDDLLDLTKLEGDRMVLHLRPVSLPALLGEALAANQGYADRGGVRLVYTPPPDAERWRARLDGDRFLQVMANLLSNAIKHTPSGAHVYVEPLSEGPWLRVRVRDEGPGIDPAFRPRIFEKFSQADASDRRPQGGTGLGLYLTRVLVERMGGRIVVEDTPVGQGAVFEVKFPRLVEST, encoded by the coding sequence ATGAACGCCCCTGAATCCGCTGAACCCGTGCTCGACGTGCTGGTCGTCGATGACATTGAGGCCTCACGCCAAGCGCTGTGCGCCATGGTCGAACAATTGGGCCATCACGTCAGCGGGGTGTGTTGCGGCGAAGCCGCCCTGGTGCGGGTGCAAACCCGCCGCCCCGATGTCGTGCTGCTCGACTTGCTCATGCCGGATTTGGATGGTTTCGAGGTCACCCGCCGTCTGCGGGCCTTGTGCCGTGATCGCTGGTTGCCGGTGCTGGTCACCTCGTCCATGCAAGGGGATGAACACTTCATTCACGCCTTGCAGCAAGGCGCAGATGACTATCTGTTGCGCCCTGTGAACCCCGCGCTGCTGAGTGCCAAACTGCGCCACTATGGCCGTGTGCTGGCGCTGCAAGGACGCTTGTCCTCCGCTTTGCAGCGTCAGCGCGACATTCTGGACAACATCCTGGACGTGGTGATCACCCTCGATCCTCAGGGCCTGCTGTGTGATGTCAACCTTGCGGCCTGCCTGCGCTTGGGGCGGGGGCTGTCCGATCACGGCCTGCTGGGCCGCCCTTGCGCCGAGCTGCTGGGCGTTGATCTGGACACTTTGACTCAGCAGCGGGAATTGACCGTCCGCACCCTGGACGGCAGCACGTTCCCGGCGGAAATCAGCGTCAGCCCGTGGCGCCACGACGGCCAGATCCGCCACACCGTGGTGCTGCGCGACCTGACCGAGCAGCGCCAGATCGACCGCATGAAAGATGAGTTCCTGGCCACCGTCAGCCATGAGTTGCGCACGCCCTTGACCTCCATCCTGGGCGCGCTGGGCTTGCTGGCTGGTGGTGTGGCGGGGGCCTTGCCGCCAGCAGCCAAACCCCTGGCCGATGTGGCCCGACGCAACGGGGAGCGCCTCAGCCGTTTGATCGACGACCTGCTCGATCTGACCAAACTCGAAGGCGACCGCATGGTGTTGCACCTGCGCCCGGTGAGCCTGCCGGCCCTGCTCGGCGAGGCCCTGGCGGCCAACCAGGGTTACGCCGATCGCGGTGGGGTGCGCTTGGTGTACACGCCCCCGCCCGACGCCGAACGCTGGCGTGCGCGCCTGGACGGGGATCGCTTCTTGCAAGTCATGGCCAACTTGCTGTCCAACGCCATCAAACACACGCCGAGTGGCGCCCATGTGTACGTCGAACCTTTGAGCGAGGGGCCTTGGCTCCGCGTGCGCGTGCGTGATGAGGGGCCGGGCATCGATCCTGCGTTTCGGCCACGCATATTCGAAAAGTTCTCCCAAGCGGACGCCTCCGATCGGCGACCCCAAGGCGGCACTGGGTTGGGGCTGTACCTGACGCGGGTGCTGGTCGAGCGCATGGGCGGGCGCATCGTGGTGGAGGACACGCCCGTGGGCCAGGGGGCGGTGTTCGAAGTGAAATTTCCCCGGCTGGTCGAATCAACCTGA
- a CDS encoding response regulator, with translation MQKVMCVEDDADIRMILEFSLSGVGGLRVLCCDSGAQALAQVQDFQPDLVVLDVMMPGMSGPETLAALRRLPDFDGTPVVFLTAKATQGELEHLLQYGATGVIVKPFDPMTLPQNLLMYWEYGRGGAH, from the coding sequence ATGCAAAAAGTGATGTGTGTCGAAGACGATGCCGACATCCGCATGATCTTGGAGTTCAGCTTGAGCGGGGTGGGTGGCCTGCGCGTGCTGTGTTGCGACAGCGGCGCCCAAGCCCTGGCCCAGGTGCAGGACTTCCAGCCAGATCTGGTGGTGCTCGACGTCATGATGCCCGGCATGAGCGGCCCCGAAACCCTGGCCGCTCTGCGGCGCTTGCCCGATTTTGATGGCACGCCCGTGGTGTTTCTCACCGCCAAAGCCACCCAAGGTGAGCTGGAGCACTTGCTGCAATACGGGGCCACCGGGGTGATCGTCAAACCGTTCGACCCGATGACTTTGCCGCAAAACCTGCTGATGTATTGGGAGTACGGGCGTGGCGGCGCCCACTGA
- a CDS encoding Hpt domain-containing protein — MAAPTEGPSAWQAGFAALQQRFCAGLPARWAQIVQAEDADLRLRALHQLAGAAGSYGFARLSHLAREAEQSLRDGATPAWQPVGSSLETEIHALRPAPATDPESDTVR; from the coding sequence GTGGCGGCGCCCACTGAAGGGCCGTCCGCTTGGCAGGCGGGTTTTGCGGCCTTGCAACAGCGGTTTTGCGCGGGTTTGCCAGCACGATGGGCACAGATTGTCCAAGCAGAAGATGCGGACTTGCGGCTGCGCGCCTTGCATCAACTCGCGGGCGCAGCCGGAAGCTACGGATTTGCAAGGTTGTCACACCTGGCCCGCGAGGCAGAGCAATCGTTGCGGGACGGGGCCACGCCAGCTTGGCAGCCGGTCGGCTCCTCCTTGGAAACAGAGATCCACGCCTTGCGCCCAGCGCCAGCAACCGATCCTGAATCCGACACAGTTCGATGA
- a CDS encoding STAS domain-containing protein produces the protein MELNSCIEGSDVLVLALRADNLDAGNVRDFKEAVLAQIQSRQRVVLDLSGVKFIDSSGLGALIACLRKLNEQRGDLRLCELSRTVRALFELMRMHRVFGIYATRAEAVQSFA, from the coding sequence ATGGAACTCAATAGCTGCATCGAAGGCTCAGATGTGCTGGTGCTGGCGCTGCGCGCCGACAACCTCGACGCTGGCAACGTGCGGGATTTCAAAGAGGCCGTCTTGGCTCAAATCCAGTCCCGCCAGCGGGTGGTGCTGGACTTATCCGGCGTCAAATTCATTGACAGTTCTGGTCTGGGCGCCTTGATCGCCTGCTTGCGCAAGCTCAACGAACAGCGGGGGGACTTGCGGTTGTGTGAACTGTCCCGCACGGTGCGCGCACTGTTTGAACTGATGCGCATGCATCGGGTGTTCGGCATCTACGCCACACGCGCAGAGGCCGTCCAATCCTTCGCTTGA
- a CDS encoding ABC transporter substrate-binding protein encodes MKPLVFGPSRRHWAIALPSLALWAGLALAPQAHAGPVQDRVKASGTVRVCIWPDYYGITFRSPRTDQLVGIDIDLSAEFAKHLGVKLEYVESSFAKLIENLQNDRCDVAMHAVGITPQRQQALRFSLPYLQSDIYGITTRSNRTIRSWDDIDKPGVRVAVQAGTFMEPVMSGALKQATLVVIRPPKTREDELEAGRVDVFMTDYPYSRRLLDNADWARLVSPSRPFHPLPYAYAVKPGDEGWLQQLNDFVTRIKQDGRLEAAAKRNGLSEIVVRR; translated from the coding sequence ATGAAACCACTCGTTTTTGGCCCCTCGCGCCGCCACTGGGCCATCGCGCTACCAAGTTTGGCACTGTGGGCCGGGCTCGCTCTGGCACCCCAAGCCCATGCGGGCCCGGTGCAAGATCGCGTCAAAGCCAGTGGCACGGTGCGGGTGTGCATCTGGCCGGACTATTACGGCATCACCTTCCGAAGTCCCCGCACCGATCAGCTTGTCGGCATCGACATCGACCTGTCCGCCGAGTTTGCCAAGCACCTCGGGGTCAAGCTCGAATATGTCGAATCCTCGTTCGCCAAGCTCATCGAGAACCTGCAAAACGACCGCTGCGATGTGGCCATGCACGCCGTGGGCATCACCCCACAGCGCCAGCAAGCCCTGCGTTTTTCGCTGCCGTACTTGCAAAGCGACATTTACGGCATCACCACGCGCAGCAACCGCACGATCCGCAGTTGGGACGACATCGACAAGCCCGGCGTGCGCGTGGCCGTGCAGGCAGGCACTTTCATGGAGCCAGTGATGTCAGGGGCGCTCAAGCAGGCCACGCTGGTGGTGATTCGCCCGCCCAAAACACGCGAAGACGAGTTGGAAGCGGGCCGCGTCGATGTGTTCATGACCGACTACCCCTACAGCCGCCGCCTGTTGGACAACGCCGATTGGGCACGGCTGGTCTCGCCGAGTCGCCCCTTCCATCCCCTGCCCTACGCCTACGCCGTCAAACCGGGTGATGAGGGTTGGTTGCAGCAGCTCAACGACTTTGTCACCCGCATCAAACAAGACGGCCGTCTGGAAGCCGCCGCCAAACGCAACGGCCTGAGCGAAATTGTGGTGCGCCGTTGA
- a CDS encoding glycosyltransferase family protein, producing the protein MVDALGQATVSTAWPAGAEATPSELLCEAPMASISTLVVRHSVFDAVGDFDEQMRFADDLELVVRVRCLSTWRVQALDDVLTQHPLNPSLSRADLEAMFRGWQTLMAKVSIYAPDLVERHHERAQALQLQRLAQRAACLKLPLTQGLSLLGRALRSHPRTWLRQPLRALGTLAALARSAWHNQRYAFMPKAPF; encoded by the coding sequence GTGGTGGATGCGTTGGGGCAGGCAACGGTGTCCACGGCGTGGCCGGCGGGGGCCGAAGCGACACCCAGCGAACTGCTGTGCGAAGCCCCGATGGCCAGCATTTCCACGCTGGTGGTGCGTCACAGCGTGTTCGATGCGGTGGGAGACTTCGACGAACAAATGCGCTTCGCCGACGATTTGGAGCTGGTGGTGCGGGTGCGCTGCCTCAGCACCTGGCGGGTTCAAGCGCTGGACGATGTGTTAACGCAACACCCCCTCAACCCCAGCCTGAGCCGCGCCGACTTGGAAGCCATGTTCCGAGGCTGGCAAACGCTGATGGCCAAGGTGAGCATCTACGCGCCCGACTTGGTGGAGCGCCACCATGAACGCGCACAGGCGCTGCAACTGCAACGCTTGGCCCAACGGGCTGCCTGCTTGAAACTGCCGCTGACCCAGGGCCTCAGCCTGTTGGGCCGGGCACTGCGCAGCCATCCGCGCACCTGGTTGCGCCAACCTTTGCGGGCGCTGGGCACGCTGGCGGCCCTGGCCCGTTCGGCTTGGCACAACCAGCGTTATGCCTTCATGCCCAAGGCGCCGTTCTAA
- a CDS encoding response regulator transcription factor: MYIGIAEDDPDQAALLALWLQGGQHPSRVFDSAHAFIEGLKRERFDLLLIDWVLPDGTGADLLAWVRQNLGWELPVIVVTAREDEETVCTALRAGADDYIVKPPQPMALLARIEAVARRLRPTGLPVLRMGSYEIDVQRHRLALNGEAVALTQKEFDLAVYLFQNPGKLMSRDHLLNKVWGLNTDVDTRTVDTHISRLRKKLALDGRNGWRMAPVYGYGYRFDRVDSPDTTPQSAG, encoded by the coding sequence ATGTACATCGGCATTGCTGAAGACGACCCCGATCAGGCTGCGCTGCTGGCGCTGTGGCTCCAAGGTGGACAACATCCATCGCGGGTGTTTGACAGCGCCCATGCCTTCATCGAAGGTCTCAAACGCGAGCGCTTCGACCTGCTGCTGATCGACTGGGTGCTGCCCGACGGCACAGGCGCCGACCTCTTGGCGTGGGTGCGCCAAAACTTGGGGTGGGAGTTGCCGGTGATTGTTGTCACGGCGCGGGAGGACGAAGAAACGGTGTGTACCGCCCTGCGCGCTGGGGCCGATGACTACATCGTCAAGCCGCCCCAGCCCATGGCCTTGCTGGCGCGCATTGAAGCGGTGGCGCGGCGCCTGCGGCCCACGGGCCTGCCTGTGCTGCGCATGGGCAGCTACGAGATCGATGTTCAGCGCCATCGCCTGGCCTTGAACGGTGAGGCGGTGGCCCTGACGCAAAAGGAATTCGACCTGGCGGTTTACCTGTTTCAGAACCCGGGCAAACTCATGTCGCGGGATCACCTGCTGAACAAGGTCTGGGGGCTCAACACCGATGTGGACACCCGCACGGTGGACACCCACATCAGCCGCTTGCGCAAGAAACTGGCGTTGGATGGCCGCAACGGCTGGCGCATGGCGCCGGTGTACGGCTACGGCTACCGCTTCGACCGCGTGGACAGCCCCGACACCACCCCCCAGAGCGCCGGTTAG
- a CDS encoding ABC transporter substrate-binding protein, producing the protein MVNSQGYRLAQAVIVCAVASGGVAQAAEPAGAEPLRIGFVCPQTGGSADFGQSARHGAELAIKEINEVGGYRGRPLVLVTRDDRADPEAGRKAAEELITKEKVAFTVGFCNTGVALRALDVFQSHQHLLMVPVATGSPITQRYPAASSFVFRMSPRDSLQSAFLAQDVARRGLKKVAIFADRTRYGDSGLADLERELSRHRIALVHVVRFDLGANDLLADVQAAKAAGAEALVVYGVGPELAVLARARTAAKFSGPLMGPWTLSLRSVWERSGGTAEGALMVQSILPDPSNERRISFMARMRRHLGGGTLGSLMAAAQTYDAIHLVTLALFQTRGDASGPALKSALENFQHSYSGVVTTYTRPFSPSDHDAFSANMIWLGTWRQGALTYAYPEDARRAAMVRRKE; encoded by the coding sequence ATGGTCAATTCACAGGGCTACCGCTTGGCCCAGGCGGTGATCGTCTGCGCCGTCGCCAGCGGAGGTGTTGCGCAGGCCGCAGAGCCTGCGGGGGCAGAGCCCCTGCGCATTGGATTCGTGTGTCCTCAAACCGGTGGGTCGGCTGATTTTGGTCAGAGCGCACGCCACGGGGCCGAGCTGGCGATCAAGGAAATCAACGAAGTGGGTGGCTACCGGGGGCGGCCTCTGGTGCTGGTCACACGGGATGACCGGGCCGACCCCGAAGCCGGTCGCAAAGCCGCCGAGGAGCTGATCACCAAGGAAAAGGTGGCGTTCACGGTGGGTTTCTGCAACACCGGGGTGGCGCTGCGGGCGCTGGACGTGTTTCAGAGCCACCAACACTTGCTCATGGTGCCGGTGGCCACGGGTTCACCGATCACCCAGCGCTACCCGGCGGCCAGCAGTTTTGTGTTTCGCATGTCGCCGCGAGACTCGCTGCAATCGGCCTTCTTGGCCCAAGATGTGGCGCGGCGCGGGTTGAAAAAGGTGGCCATCTTTGCCGATCGCACCCGTTATGGGGACAGCGGTTTGGCCGATTTGGAGCGCGAGCTGTCGCGCCACCGCATCGCGCTGGTGCATGTGGTGCGGTTCGATTTGGGCGCGAACGACCTGCTCGCCGATGTACAAGCCGCCAAAGCCGCCGGCGCGGAAGCCTTGGTGGTGTACGGGGTGGGGCCAGAGTTGGCGGTGCTGGCGCGGGCACGCACGGCGGCCAAGTTCAGCGGGCCATTGATGGGGCCATGGACGCTGTCCTTGCGCTCCGTGTGGGAGCGTTCCGGCGGTACGGCTGAAGGGGCGTTGATGGTTCAATCGATCTTGCCGGATCCCTCCAACGAGCGGCGCATCAGTTTCATGGCGCGGATGCGTCGGCATTTGGGGGGCGGCACGCTGGGCTCGCTCATGGCCGCCGCCCAAACCTATGACGCCATCCATCTGGTGACGCTGGCCCTCTTCCAAACGCGGGGGGATGCCAGCGGGCCAGCGCTCAAAAGTGCGCTCGAAAACTTCCAGCATTCTTATAGTGGTGTGGTGACCACCTACACCCGGCCTTTCAGCCCCAGCGACCACGATGCCTTCTCCGCCAACATGATTTGGCTGGGCACCTGGCGCCAAGGCGCGCTGACCTACGCTTACCCAGAAGATGCCCGACGCGCTGCCATGGTGCGTCGCAAGGAGTGA
- a CDS encoding response regulator produces the protein MTPPVPPVPTAEPAGLRIALVDDHAVVRMGFRMLLEAQPPDGRPPLRVVAEADDGETLLRLLPTTVLDVVVLDLSMPGLGGLETLRRLRARDGAPPVLVLSAHEDSAHPRRALNAGAQGYLSKRAAPETLPEAIHAVAAGRRYLDAQTAQTLALAQLDGSAASPFDVLSEREFEVFTRLARGASVHDIATALKLSSSTVGTHLYNIKQKLAASNQAELTLLALRWGVIAP, from the coding sequence ATGACGCCTCCTGTTCCCCCTGTCCCCACTGCCGAACCTGCGGGCTTGCGCATTGCGCTGGTCGATGACCATGCGGTGGTGCGCATGGGCTTCCGCATGTTGTTGGAGGCCCAACCACCCGATGGCCGACCACCCCTGCGCGTGGTGGCTGAAGCCGATGACGGCGAAACCCTGTTGCGCCTCTTGCCCACCACGGTGTTGGATGTGGTGGTGCTGGACTTGTCCATGCCCGGTTTGGGCGGGCTCGAAACCCTGCGCCGCCTGCGTGCCCGCGACGGGGCTCCCCCGGTGCTCGTGCTCTCCGCCCACGAAGACAGCGCCCATCCCCGACGCGCCCTCAATGCCGGCGCACAGGGCTACCTCAGCAAACGCGCCGCCCCGGAAACCCTGCCCGAAGCGATCCACGCCGTGGCCGCTGGCCGGCGCTACCTGGATGCCCAAACCGCGCAAACCCTGGCGCTGGCCCAGTTGGACGGCTCGGCGGCCAGCCCGTTCGATGTGCTGTCGGAGCGGGAATTCGAAGTCTTCACTCGGCTGGCGCGTGGGGCCAGCGTCCACGACATTGCAACGGCCCTCAAGCTGTCCAGCAGCACGGTGGGCACGCACCTTTACAACATCAAGCAGAAGCTGGCGGCCAGCAACCAAGCGGAGCTGACCTTGCTGGCCCTGCGGTGGGGGGTGATTGCCCCCTAG
- a CDS encoding sensor histidine kinase: MFPFFSRHWPDSLSFRLNGIIAIAVGTLALSLAWQQLEATRASVREEITAANRVATQLLERTGWIVVSAGPQAMLAFLEQLGRVRANDIQLIDAQGQVLYRSPQPTYKQGRQVPDWFHHLVAPAPQRQVIRLPGDAQLSIEADPSRAILDGWDDLTQLALQTALALVALLGVVFAAVNRLVRPLAQVEQALARLEQGDYATRLPVLSGREARLIGAAVNRLGEAIEATLAARVQAIEAERSLARSRDWAQEVEARLETERKEIAAMLHDELGQSVTGIRSLARSLALRLPASDGPGRQAAALIDQEASRLYEAMHGLIPRLTPLSLGPLGLAEALGDLATTLRPKHPGVQLHTELAPDPIPPGVHSPALLAAYRVAQEALTNAFKHSGARHVVLHLSWPTTTHVCVAVEDDGRGLPDADQRPARFGLLGLRERVLALGGEFRAERRPQGGSRIEARLTLPS, encoded by the coding sequence ATGTTTCCCTTTTTTTCGCGGCATTGGCCCGATAGCTTGTCGTTCCGCTTGAACGGAATTATTGCCATCGCAGTTGGCACGCTGGCGCTGAGTTTGGCTTGGCAGCAGTTGGAGGCCACCCGCGCCAGCGTGCGCGAGGAGATCACAGCGGCCAACCGCGTGGCCACGCAGTTGCTGGAGCGCACGGGGTGGATTGTGGTCAGTGCTGGCCCGCAAGCCATGTTGGCCTTTTTAGAGCAACTGGGCCGGGTGCGGGCCAACGACATCCAGTTGATCGACGCCCAGGGCCAAGTGCTCTACCGTTCACCCCAGCCGACCTACAAACAAGGGCGCCAGGTGCCGGATTGGTTCCACCATCTGGTGGCCCCAGCGCCCCAGCGGCAGGTGATTCGTTTGCCTGGCGATGCCCAGCTCAGCATCGAGGCCGACCCCTCCCGTGCCATCCTCGATGGTTGGGACGATCTCACCCAACTGGCGTTGCAAACCGCGCTGGCGCTGGTGGCTTTGTTGGGCGTGGTGTTTGCGGCGGTGAATCGGTTGGTTCGGCCCTTGGCCCAGGTGGAGCAGGCGCTGGCCCGGCTGGAGCAGGGCGATTACGCCACGCGCTTGCCGGTGCTGTCTGGGCGCGAGGCGCGGCTCATCGGGGCGGCGGTCAACCGGCTGGGCGAGGCCATTGAGGCGACGCTGGCGGCGCGTGTCCAAGCCATTGAAGCCGAGCGCAGCCTGGCACGCAGCCGCGATTGGGCCCAAGAGGTGGAGGCCCGACTGGAGACCGAGCGCAAGGAAATCGCCGCCATGCTGCACGACGAGTTGGGCCAGTCTGTGACGGGGATTCGTTCGTTGGCGCGCTCGCTGGCGCTGCGTTTGCCGGCGAGCGATGGCCCTGGCCGCCAAGCCGCAGCCCTCATCGATCAAGAAGCCAGCCGGCTTTATGAGGCCATGCATGGGCTGATTCCACGCTTGACACCGCTGTCGCTGGGGCCGCTCGGGCTGGCCGAAGCTTTGGGCGATCTGGCCACCACCTTGCGCCCCAAACACCCGGGTGTGCAATTGCACACCGAGCTGGCCCCCGATCCCATCCCGCCCGGAGTCCACTCCCCTGCGCTGCTGGCGGCCTACCGTGTGGCGCAAGAGGCCCTGACCAATGCCTTCAAGCACAGCGGCGCCCGGCATGTGGTGCTGCACCTGTCGTGGCCGACGACGACCCACGTGTGCGTGGCCGTCGAAGACGATGGCCGAGGTTTGCCCGATGCCGACCAGCGGCCGGCGCGCTTCGGCCTGCTGGGCTTGCGCGAGCGTGTGCTGGCCTTGGGCGGTGAGTTTCGTGCCGAACGGCGCCCCCAAGGGGGCAGCCGCATCGAAGCACGGCTGACACTGCCTTCCTGA
- a CDS encoding glycosyltransferase family 4 protein yields MPPITLPYLLVMPVPVYLDAQGQRWLDALWLKDLRLHLDYLHAFTLACPCVPRDPPPGAERVNDPRIRFVDLPDHGRQSSRFFETARLLWRAVGEATLVHHSIGDWWPLSMNYLAALFAAWRGKVSVVVVESSGWRLMPGQPAGLGARLKAWLAETWGRWHVNRASLAVFTQAQYLRSLRTRRQDNGHVIHASWIDEDHLLSETDIRIDGSHKGLGLETPLRVLFAGRLTSAKGVEVLLDAFRATHLGGAGLALDIIGSGECLPLCQATSRLAHEGGQLRVLDSVPYGPAFFNLLRRYHAVVVPSLSDEQPRIVYDAYAQGVPVLVSDTPGLLDCVQDGITGRTFARGDAAALAGLFVWAHTHRDALQRMGETGWQRARGLTHHQMHARRHRLLLDTLARRGLIRPPGANPGKDSRKS; encoded by the coding sequence ATGCCGCCAATCACTCTGCCATATCTGCTGGTCATGCCGGTGCCGGTGTACCTGGATGCGCAGGGCCAGCGTTGGCTGGATGCGCTGTGGCTGAAGGATTTGCGCTTGCATTTGGACTATTTGCACGCCTTCACGCTGGCGTGCCCGTGCGTCCCACGCGACCCGCCACCCGGGGCTGAACGGGTGAACGATCCGCGCATCCGCTTTGTGGATTTGCCGGATCACGGGCGCCAATCGAGCCGGTTTTTCGAAACAGCGCGCCTGCTGTGGCGGGCGGTGGGCGAGGCGACGCTGGTGCATCACAGCATCGGGGATTGGTGGCCGCTGTCCATGAACTACTTGGCGGCGCTGTTTGCGGCGTGGCGGGGCAAGGTGTCCGTTGTGGTGGTGGAGTCCTCAGGCTGGCGCTTGATGCCCGGGCAACCTGCCGGTCTGGGGGCACGCTTGAAAGCGTGGTTGGCAGAAACCTGGGGCCGCTGGCACGTCAACCGTGCCAGTTTGGCGGTGTTCACCCAGGCGCAGTACCTGCGCAGCCTGCGCACCCGCCGCCAGGACAACGGCCATGTGATTCACGCCTCGTGGATCGATGAGGATCACCTGCTGTCCGAGACAGACATCCGCATCGATGGGTCGCACAAAGGGCTGGGGCTGGAAACCCCGCTGCGCGTGCTGTTCGCCGGGCGCCTGACCTCAGCCAAAGGGGTGGAGGTGCTGCTGGACGCCTTCCGCGCCACCCACTTGGGCGGCGCAGGGCTGGCGTTGGACATCATCGGCAGCGGCGAGTGCTTGCCGCTGTGCCAAGCCACCAGCCGACTGGCGCATGAAGGCGGCCAACTGCGGGTGCTGGACAGCGTTCCCTACGGCCCGGCGTTTTTCAATTTGCTGAGGCGGTACCACGCGGTGGTGGTGCCCAGCCTGTCCGACGAACAGCCGCGCATCGTGTACGACGCTTACGCCCAAGGCGTGCCCGTGCTGGTGAGCGACACCCCCGGCCTGCTCGATTGCGTGCAAGACGGCATCACGGGCCGCACCTTTGCACGCGGCGATGCGGCGGCGCTGGCTGGGCTGTTCGTGTGGGCGCACACCCACCGCGACGCCTTGCAGCGCATGGGTGAAACCGGCTGGCAGCGCGCCCGGGGCCTGACGCACCATCAGATGCACGCCCGGCGCCACCGGCTGTTGCTGGACACCTTGGCGCGGCGGGGGCTGATCCGCCCCCCTGGGGCAAACCCGGGCAAAGACTCCAGAAAATCATGA
- the pqqA gene encoding pyrroloquinoline quinone precursor peptide PqqA gives MTWETPTAVDFRFGFEITMYIAAR, from the coding sequence ATGACCTGGGAAACCCCGACCGCTGTTGATTTCCGCTTCGGCTTCGAAATCACCATGTACATCGCCGCCCGCTGA
- the pqqB gene encoding pyrroloquinoline quinone biosynthesis protein PqqB, producing MKLVVLGSAAGGGFPQWNCNCAQCAGVRAGQPGLRARTQSSVAVGGPDDWVLVNASPDVLQQIRATPALQPGRALRDTGIAGVLLADGQIDHTTGLFMLRERGRPLPLWCTDPVYDDLTQGNPIFNVLGHFCGVDRQRVTLDGTAFEVPGVPGLRIRALPLKSKPAPFSPHRECPVDGDNVGFIFENSATGRRIFYAPGLAEIEPHVWEAMTTSDVVMVDGTFWTDDEMVRLGISTKLGSQIGHLAQSGASGMLDWLSRLPASTQKWLIHINNTNPILNEHSPERAACTAAGVGVSFDGLEIEF from the coding sequence ATGAAACTGGTGGTTCTGGGGTCCGCTGCGGGCGGGGGGTTTCCGCAGTGGAACTGCAACTGCGCCCAATGTGCTGGCGTGAGAGCCGGGCAACCGGGCTTGCGCGCCCGCACCCAAAGCTCGGTGGCCGTGGGTGGCCCGGACGATTGGGTGTTGGTGAACGCCTCGCCGGACGTGCTGCAACAAATCCGCGCCACGCCCGCGCTGCAACCGGGGCGGGCGCTGCGCGACACCGGCATCGCCGGCGTGCTGCTGGCCGATGGCCAGATCGATCACACCACCGGCCTGTTCATGCTGCGCGAGCGCGGCCGTCCGCTGCCGCTGTGGTGTACCGACCCGGTGTATGACGACCTGACGCAAGGCAACCCGATTTTCAACGTCCTGGGCCACTTCTGCGGCGTGGATCGCCAGCGCGTGACGCTGGACGGCACCGCGTTCGAGGTGCCCGGCGTACCTGGGTTGCGCATCCGCGCTCTGCCGTTGAAGAGCAAACCGGCGCCCTTTTCGCCGCACCGCGAATGCCCGGTGGATGGGGACAACGTCGGTTTCATTTTTGAGAACAGCGCCACGGGCCGACGCATTTTTTACGCACCGGGTTTGGCGGAGATCGAGCCGCACGTCTGGGAAGCCATGACCACGTCGGACGTGGTGATGGTAGACGGCACCTTCTGGACGGACGACGAAATGGTGCGCCTGGGCATCTCTACCAAGCTGGGCAGCCAGATCGGCCACCTGGCCCAATCCGGTGCGAGCGGCATGCTGGATTGGCTGTCCCGCCTGCCGGCGAGCACGCAGAAGTGGCTCATCCACATCAACAACACCAACCCGATTCTGAACGAGCACTCGCCCGAGCGCGCCGCCTGCACCGCTGCCGGCGTGGGCGTGAGTTTTGACGGGCTGGAGATTGAGTTTTGA